The Besnoitia besnoiti strain Bb-Ger1 chromosome IV, whole genome shotgun sequence genome contains a region encoding:
- a CDS encoding cation-transporting ATPase (encoded by transcript BESB_056880) produces the protein MSSEAESAFRHVTESGCYGGAIVGAVSFLTGWISSMPSDNMISLTMKIVSADCSVDELMSLGVLPAAIAIGRVAIPVLLFVWTMHGLFSSFYGICSSTAPLLYGISLTEISFQLACFVAVASYLATDALSRTVNAIAGALREGTAGVQAGLKSAADWSGDKARRSVTNI, from the exons ATGTCATCTGAGGCGGAATCCGCGTTTCGTCATGTGACCGAGTCCGGCTGCTACGGAGGCGCCATCGTCGGGGCAGTCTCCTTTTTGACAGGTTGGATATCCTCTATGCCTTCAGACAACATGATCAGC CTTACGATGAAGATCGTATCAGCCGACTGCTCGGTAGATGAACTGATGTCTCTG GGCGTGCTGCCTGCAGCCATTGCCATCGGCCGGGTGGCAATTCCCGTGCTGCTGTTCGTCTG GACGATGCACGGacttttttcttcgttttaTGGAATATGCAGTTCTACAGCGCCGTTGTTGTACGGAATAAGTCTCACTGAGATCTCCTTCCAACTCGCATGCTTTGTCGCGGTCGCATCTTACCTG GCCACGGATGCCCTTTCGAGGACAGTCAACGCTATCGCTGGAGCTCTCCGCGAGGGTACGGCGGGCGTGCAGGCGGGACTCAAATCTGCCGCTGACTGGTCCGGTGACAAGGCGAGAAGGTCAGTTACAAATATTTGA
- a CDS encoding zinc finger, C3HC4 type (RING finger) domain-containing protein (encoded by transcript BESB_056870), protein MAGVRVRFHTYALVSLLSVVALLLRTWYLHEEFYTVVAVLSTGKIALALLYNFALMLFLGLGKLAVRLMVGHLRDLEVEQILDSGRGFLLDTVLFLVLSSPTLEGSEVSSYALAKFLFIVVSLKTAHLVVQIRGSTMFEVGHPRAGVLLRLCVVLFCLLLLDFCAVHFFFVHASKASTFYLWLLFECLGMLVSSAISILKFAAHIIDVRLDNGWASKSAVLFYLELIHDVTSLVIFLLFMSVFFITQPSRLPLYMTADIIHVVKALYKRILSFKKYRALTKNLETRFPDATADELEAADTCIICRDLLFEGSKKLPCSHIFHIDCLRSWLVQQQSCPTCRAEIPTDDSAAQSPAQAHTGAAEQRSEGERGGDRPPPSVAAAAAAPPTDQPAGGYAGQQSETEAQQKGTARFVEDPRGEVERTDALPAGVGAPRLEAPWSSHSGNASVAQALLQGFQLACQTCEFYRFHASLWMIEAQRAQLEASRLQALRSCQATQHIRTWGAHTQISATPQSPSGDGLAAATPASESEADAAPAPHAAAPSNGREFIVVCPSHLFYQQSNAALPHPPGLPSVMPPFETTQMPSAFGGFPFVASNVALPRPDQYGVANAEWLRPVPGDTSAAAASEQGPLSQTLPGFQPPVFQQLWPQSRGYYSGSPYAPAGAATATHPASLQPTAATVCAENTILVGGQGNVEEARTREGGQDSRRKL, encoded by the exons ATGGCGGGCGTGCGCGTGCGGTTCCACACCTACGCGCTGGTGTCGCTGTTGagcgtcgtcgcgctgcttctgcggACCTGGTATCTTCACGAAGAGTTCTACACCGTCGTCGCAGTGTTGAGCACGGGGAAGAttgcgctggcgctgctctACAACTTTGCGTTGATGCTATTTTTGGGCCTGGGCAAGCTCGCGGTGCGACTCATGGTCGGGCACCTGCGCGACCTCGAAGTCGAGCAAATCCTcgacagcggccgcggcttccttctcgacaccgtcctcttcctcgtccttTCTTCGCCGACGCTCGAGGGCTCAGAAGTCTCCAGCTACGCACTGGCCAAGTTCCTCTTCATCGTCGTCTCGCTGAAAACCGCCCACCTCGTCGTTCAAATCCGTGGCTCCACG ATGTTCGAGGTGGGGCACCCGCGCGCGGGGGTTTTgttgcgcctctgcgtggtCCTCTTTTGTCTGCTTCTACTCGACTTCTGCGCAGTCcatttcttcttcgtccacGCCAGCAAGGCCTCCACGTTCTACCTCTGGCTCCTCTTCGAG TGCTTAGGCATGCTTGTCTCGTCGGCGATCAGCATCCTCAAATTCGCCGCGCACATCATCGACGTCCGCCTTGACAACG gATGGGCCTCCAAGTCTGCCGTCCTCTTCTATCTGGAGCTCATTCACGATGTAACGAGTCTCGTGATCTTCTTG CTCTTCATGTCAGTGTTTTTCATTACTCAACCGAGCCGGCTGCCGCTGTACATGACTGCGGACATCATCCACGTCGTCAAGGCACTCTACAAGCGCATCTTGTCCTTCAAAAAGTATCGCGCACTCACGAAAAACCTCGAAACCAG GTTCCCGGACGCCACGGCTGACGAgttggaggcggcagacacTTGCATCATCTGCAGAGACCTTCTTTTCGAGGGATCGAAGAAGCTCCCTTGCAGCCACATCTTCCACATTGACTGTCTCCG TTCCTGGCTAGTCCAGCAGCAATCCTGCCCGACGTGCCGCGCTGAAATCCCCACTGACGACTCTGCTGCGCAGtctccggcgcaggcgcacactGGAGCCGCAGAGCAGAGATctgaaggcgagagaggcggagacagaccgccgccttccgtcgctgcagcggcagcggcgccgcccacagACCAGCCCGCCGGCGGATATGCAGGCCAGcagagcgagacagaggcgcagcagaagggcACCGCCCGCTTTGTCGAGGACCCCCGAGGAGAAGTGGAACGGACTGACGCGCTGCCCGCAGGCGTGGGAGCGCCTCGCTTGGAAGCCCCGTGGAGCAGCCATTCCGGAAACGCTTCTGTGgcccaggcgctgctgcagggatTCCAGCTCGCCTGTCAAACG TGCGAGTTCTACCGATTCCACGCTTCGTTATGGATGATTGAGGCGCAACGAGCGCAGTTGGAGGCCTCGCGTCTGCAAGCGCTGCGCTCGTgtcaggcgacgcagcacaTACGTACTTGgggcgcacacacgcagatcTCTGCAACACCGCAGTCTCCGTCAGGTGACGGtcttgcggcggcgacgcccgcgtcAGAAAGCGAGGCCgatgctgcgcctgcgccgcacgctgcagcgcccAGCAACGGCCGCGAGTTTATCGTCGTGTGCCCGAGCCATTTGTTTTACCAGCAAAGcaacgcggcgctgccgcatccACCAGGCCTGCCTTCCGTAATGCCTCCCTTCGAAACGACACAGATGCCCTCTGCATTCGGAGGATTTCCCTTCGTGGCTTCCAACGTTGCCCTCCCAAGACCAGACCAGTACGGCGTTGCGAATGCGGAGTGGCTTCGACCAGTCCCAGGCGACAcctcagcggcggccgcgagcgaaCAGGGGCCGCTGTCGCAAACTCTTCCAGGCTTCCAGCCACCCGTTTTTCAGCAGTTGTGGCCGCAGTCTAGAGGGTACTACAGCGGGAGCCCGTATGcaccggcgggcgcggcaaCGGCGACGCATCCAGCCTCGTTGCAGCCGACGGCTGCTACAGTTTGCGCCGAAAATACAATTCTCGTCGGAGGCCAAGGCAATGTAGAAGAGGCACGCACGAGGGAGGGCGGGCAGGATAGTAGGCGCAAATTGTAA